Proteins from a genomic interval of Zingiber officinale cultivar Zhangliang chromosome 1B, Zo_v1.1, whole genome shotgun sequence:
- the LOC121967484 gene encoding V-type proton ATPase 16 kDa proteolipid subunit-like isoform X2 yields MSSFSGDETAPFFGFLGAAAALVFSCMGAAYGTAKSGVGVASMGVMRPELVMKSIVPVVMAGVLGIYGLIIAVIISTGINPKAKSYYLFDGYAHLSSGLACGLAGLSAGMAIGIVGDAGVRGSLAALAIHRHAPIIASGSAKQIVKVFSLKGEQLSIIRYYPTFMAQRIGSVSCLTFHPYRVLLAIGAADACVSIYADDTYQTR; encoded by the exons ATGTCTAGCTTCAGCGGCGACGAAACTGCCCCTTTCTTCGGATTCCTCGGCGCGGCCGCAGCCCTCGTCTTCTCCT GCATGGGGGCGGCGTACGGCACGGCGAAAAGCGGCGTCGGGGTGGCGTCCATGGGTGTGATGCGGCCGGAGCTCGTGATGAAGTCGATAGTTCCCGTTGTCATGGCCGGAGTCCTGGGGATTTACGGTCTCATCATTGCGGTGATCATAAGCACCGGGATCAACCCCAAGGCCAAGTCGTACTACCTTTTTGATGGGTATGCCCATCTGTCTTCTGGCTTGGCTTGTGGTCTTGCAGGACTTTCAGCTGGTATGGCCATTGGCATCGTGGGAGATGCTGGAGTCAG GGGTTCCCTTGCTGCCTTGGCAATTCATCGGCATGCTCCAATTATTGCAAGTGGTTCTGCTAAGCAAATTGTGAAGGTTTTCAGTCTAAAAGGAGAGCAGCTAAGCATCATCAGATATTACCCTACTTTCATGGCTCAGAGAATAGGTTCTGTTAGCTGTCTCACTTTCCACCCGTACAGAGTACTCCTTGCTATTGGTGCTGCCGATGCCTGTGTATCTATCTATGCAGATGACACTTACCAAACAAGATGA
- the LOC121967484 gene encoding V-type proton ATPase 16 kDa proteolipid subunit-like isoform X4 — protein sequence MSSFSGDETAPFFGFLGAAAALVFSCMGAAYGTAKSGVGVASMGVMRPELVMKSIVPVVMAGVLGIYGLIIAVIISTGINPKAKSYYLFDGYAHLSSGLACGLAGLSAGMAIGIVGDAGVR from the exons ATGTCTAGCTTCAGCGGCGACGAAACTGCCCCTTTCTTCGGATTCCTCGGCGCGGCCGCAGCCCTCGTCTTCTCCT GCATGGGGGCGGCGTACGGCACGGCGAAAAGCGGCGTCGGGGTGGCGTCCATGGGTGTGATGCGGCCGGAGCTCGTGATGAAGTCGATAGTTCCCGTTGTCATGGCCGGAGTCCTGGGGATTTACGGTCTCATCATTGCGGTGATCATAAGCACCGGGATCAACCCCAAGGCCAAGTCGTACTACCTTTTTGATGGGTATGCCCATCTGTCTTCTGGCTTGGCTTGTGGTCTTGCAGGACTTTCAGCTGGTATGGCCATTGGCATCGTGGGAGATGCTGGAGTCAGGTAG
- the LOC121967484 gene encoding V-type proton ATPase 16 kDa proteolipid subunit-like isoform X1: MSSFSGDETAPFFGFLGAAAALVFSCMGAAYGTAKSGVGVASMGVMRPELVMKSIVPVVMAGVLGIYGLIIAVIISTGINPKAKSYYLFDGYAHLSSGLACGLAGLSAGMAIGIVGDAGVSKQIVSASLAGDIQFLDVRNQSEPYLTIDAHRGSLAALAIHRHAPIIASGSAKQIVKVFSLKGEQLSIIRYYPTFMAQRIGSVSCLTFHPYRVLLAIGAADACVSIYADDTYQTR, encoded by the exons ATGTCTAGCTTCAGCGGCGACGAAACTGCCCCTTTCTTCGGATTCCTCGGCGCGGCCGCAGCCCTCGTCTTCTCCT GCATGGGGGCGGCGTACGGCACGGCGAAAAGCGGCGTCGGGGTGGCGTCCATGGGTGTGATGCGGCCGGAGCTCGTGATGAAGTCGATAGTTCCCGTTGTCATGGCCGGAGTCCTGGGGATTTACGGTCTCATCATTGCGGTGATCATAAGCACCGGGATCAACCCCAAGGCCAAGTCGTACTACCTTTTTGATGGGTATGCCCATCTGTCTTCTGGCTTGGCTTGTGGTCTTGCAGGACTTTCAGCTGGTATGGCCATTGGCATCGTGGGAGATGCTGGAGTCAG TAAACAGATTGTCAGTGCATCGCTAGCAGGGGATATACAGTTCCTGGATGTTAGAAACCAATCTGAACCATATCTTACCATTGATGCACATAGGGGTTCCCTTGCTGCCTTGGCAATTCATCGGCATGCTCCAATTATTGCAAGTGGTTCTGCTAAGCAAATTGTGAAGGTTTTCAGTCTAAAAGGAGAGCAGCTAAGCATCATCAGATATTACCCTACTTTCATGGCTCAGAGAATAGGTTCTGTTAGCTGTCTCACTTTCCACCCGTACAGAGTACTCCTTGCTATTGGTGCTGCCGATGCCTGTGTATCTATCTATGCAGATGACACTTACCAAACAAGATGA
- the LOC121967484 gene encoding V-type proton ATPase 16 kDa proteolipid subunit-like isoform X3, whose product MSSFSGDETAPFFGFLGAAAALVFSCMGAAYGTAKSGVGVASMGVMRPELVMKSIVPVVMAGVLGIYGLIIAVIISTGINPKAKSYYLFDGYAHLSSGLACGLAGLSAGMAIGIVGDAGVRLSVHR is encoded by the exons ATGTCTAGCTTCAGCGGCGACGAAACTGCCCCTTTCTTCGGATTCCTCGGCGCGGCCGCAGCCCTCGTCTTCTCCT GCATGGGGGCGGCGTACGGCACGGCGAAAAGCGGCGTCGGGGTGGCGTCCATGGGTGTGATGCGGCCGGAGCTCGTGATGAAGTCGATAGTTCCCGTTGTCATGGCCGGAGTCCTGGGGATTTACGGTCTCATCATTGCGGTGATCATAAGCACCGGGATCAACCCCAAGGCCAAGTCGTACTACCTTTTTGATGGGTATGCCCATCTGTCTTCTGGCTTGGCTTGTGGTCTTGCAGGACTTTCAGCTGGTATGGCCATTGGCATCGTGGGAGATGCTGGAGTCAG ATTGTCAGTGCATCGCTAG